In the Deltaproteobacteria bacterium genome, GATTACACGGTTGAGAGGGCAAAGTCCTTTGTGGCACGGGCCAAGCAATGCCTTGCCGGCTTCGATCCCTCACCCGCCAAGACGGCGATCCTGGCCTTGGCGGATTACGTGGTCGAGCGAAAGAACTGACCCGGGTGGGAGACCACCGGTCTCTCACACGGCCCTGTCGATCCAGACGGCCGCACCGTTTCGCCGGCGCACACGAGTGACAAGCCCGACGGGGGCTGCGGGCTCCGAGATCACCGGAGAAAAAAACCGGCTCCCTGAAAGATCAATGATCCAGCCAAAAAGAAACAGAGCAAGAAGACGACTCTCTCTTATCGGCTTGGTCCTTCTCCTCATTCCATTCCTCGCCAGAGCCGAGGACCCCTCCCTGGCCCGGGCCAGGCATCTCATGGTGGAAAGGGATCTGAAGGGCAGGGACATCACAGATCCCCGAGTCCTGGCCGCTATGGAGAAGGTCCCGCGCCACCGCTTCGTTTCCAAGAAGCTGTGGCCAGCGGCCTACAGGGACCACCCCCTGCCAATTGCCGAAGGCCAGACCATTTCCCAGCCCTATGTCGTTGCCCTCATGACCCAATCGGTCAGGGTGAAACCCGGAGATCGTGTCCTGGAAATAGGAACCGGCTCCGGGTATCAGGCCGCCGTCCTGGCCGAACTGACCCCGGAGGTCTACTCCATCGAGATCCGCAAGGGGTTGGCCGAGAAGGCAAAGGCCGTGCTGGAGGAGTTGGGTTACGTGAATGTAAAGGTCAAACACGGTGACGGGTACTTTGGGTGGAAGCGCTACGCCCCCTTTGACGCCATTTTGGTCACCTGTGCGGCCAACCACATCCCGCCCCCCCTCATAGAGCAACTGCGAGTGGGAGGCCGGCTGATCATCCCGGTGGGAAGCACCACTTACTGGCAGACCCTCACCCT is a window encoding:
- a CDS encoding protein-L-isoaspartate(D-aspartate) O-methyltransferase, whose product is MVERDLKGRDITDPRVLAAMEKVPRHRFVSKKLWPAAYRDHPLPIAEGQTISQPYVVALMTQSVRVKPGDRVLEIGTGSGYQAAVLAELTPEVYSIEIRKGLAEKAKAVLEELGYVNVKVKHGDGYFGWKRYAPFDAILVTCAANHIPPPLIEQLRVGGRLIIPVGSTTYWQTLTLVEKKPDGLAVRHLGSVSFVPMIGEARKGK